Proteins encoded by one window of Halomonas chromatireducens:
- a CDS encoding ABC transporter permease — protein sequence MPDTDNAFQAALDLILGLDPTLLGIVALSLQVSLGAVLVGALIGLPLGAALALWRFPGRGLVVTLLNAFMGLPPVVAGLLVYLLLSRAGPLGELGLLFTPTAMVIAQSLLVLPIIAALTRDHVRSLWDEYREQLHSFGVTRLRAMPSLLWDARFALMTVILAGFGRASAEVGAVLIVGGNIEGVTRVMTTAIALETSKGNLSLALGLGLVLLGLVALVNATAYLVGERARRKLG from the coding sequence ATGCCCGACACCGACAACGCCTTCCAGGCCGCCCTCGATCTGATCCTGGGCCTGGACCCGACCCTGCTCGGGATAGTGGCCCTGTCGCTTCAGGTGTCGCTGGGCGCCGTGTTGGTAGGGGCGCTGATCGGTCTGCCATTGGGTGCTGCGCTGGCCCTGTGGCGCTTTCCCGGCCGTGGCCTGGTAGTCACGCTGCTCAACGCCTTCATGGGCCTGCCGCCGGTCGTGGCTGGCCTGCTGGTCTACCTCTTGCTCTCCCGGGCCGGCCCCCTGGGCGAACTGGGATTGCTTTTCACACCTACCGCCATGGTGATCGCCCAGTCGCTGCTGGTACTACCTATCATTGCCGCCCTGACTCGCGATCACGTGCGGAGCCTTTGGGACGAGTACCGCGAGCAGCTGCACTCCTTCGGGGTGACTCGCCTTCGTGCCATGCCAAGCCTGCTCTGGGATGCCCGCTTCGCTCTGATGACGGTGATTCTCGCCGGTTTCGGGCGGGCCAGCGCCGAGGTCGGCGCCGTGCTGATCGTCGGTGGTAACATTGAGGGGGTCACCCGGGTGATGACCACGGCCATCGCCCTGGAAACCAGCAAGGGCAACCTGTCGTTGGCACTCGGCCTTGGCCTGGTACTGCTTGGCCTGGTGGCTCTTGTCAATGCCACGGCCTACCTAGTCGGTGAACGTGCCAGGAGGAAGCTGGGATGA
- a CDS encoding ATP-binding cassette domain-containing protein: MNDFCHPTTLLPTASPASQPLLRLEGLGFSHQGQTLLQAIDLSLAARGRTVILGPNGAGKSLLMRLAHGLLTPSCGHVRWATHESGRPLRQAMVFQRPVMLRRSALANLTYALAARGVPWRQRRGLAQAALTRFGLASLADRPARVLSGGEQQRLALARAWVLEPDVLFLDEPTSALDPASLRAVEDAVHAFHAQGSRIVMTSHDLNQARRLADDIVFLYEGHVIEHTPAREFFHAPSTQLARGFLSGDLLG, from the coding sequence ATGAACGACTTCTGCCACCCCACCACCTTGCTACCGACCGCCTCTCCGGCAAGCCAGCCTCTACTGCGCCTGGAAGGGCTCGGCTTTTCCCATCAGGGGCAGACACTCCTGCAGGCGATCGATCTCTCACTGGCGGCCCGTGGCCGCACGGTGATACTGGGCCCCAACGGGGCCGGCAAGAGCCTGCTGATGCGCCTGGCCCATGGTCTGCTCACTCCCAGTTGCGGCCATGTGCGCTGGGCAACCCATGAGAGCGGGCGCCCCCTGCGCCAGGCGATGGTCTTTCAGCGCCCGGTGATGCTGCGACGCTCTGCACTGGCCAATCTCACCTATGCCCTGGCCGCCCGTGGCGTGCCCTGGCGCCAACGTCGCGGCCTCGCACAGGCAGCACTGACACGCTTCGGGCTAGCCAGCCTCGCCGACCGCCCCGCCAGGGTACTGTCCGGTGGCGAGCAGCAGCGCCTGGCCCTGGCAAGGGCATGGGTCCTGGAGCCCGACGTCCTGTTTCTCGATGAGCCCACCTCGGCGCTGGACCCGGCATCATTGCGAGCGGTGGAGGATGCCGTACACGCCTTCCACGCCCAGGGTTCACGCATCGTGATGACCAGCCATGACCTCAACCAGGCCCGCCGCCTGGCCGACGACATCGTCTTCCTTTACGAGGGGCATGTCATCGAGCACACGCCGGCACGGGAATTCTTCCACGCCCCCAGCACCCAGCTCGCCCGGGGCTTTCTTTCCGGGGATCTGCTCGGCTGA
- a CDS encoding substrate-binding domain-containing protein has translation MFRYQHTAYVLLIGWLWAAPQAGADERKEAHYIVLASTTSTENSGLFSAIIPPFTEATGISVRVVAVGTGQVFALSRRGDADALLVHDAAGEARLIDEGYASERAEIMYNDFVIVGPNQDPAGITTAKRATGAFARIAAAESPFVSRGDDSGTHRAERQLWQATGIAPQGEWYRVLGSGMGPTLNTAAAMGAYVFTDRATWAAFDNRQDLVLLFEGDEALFNQYASLLLLEERHPHLKHELAREWHRWLLSEEGQRAIADFEIAGQAVFTPNAQRGTDRSPGNQ, from the coding sequence ATGTTCCGCTACCAACATACCGCCTATGTGCTGCTGATCGGATGGCTCTGGGCAGCACCCCAGGCCGGGGCCGACGAGCGGAAAGAAGCGCACTATATCGTGCTCGCCTCCACAACCTCTACCGAGAACTCGGGCCTGTTCAGCGCCATTATCCCGCCGTTCACCGAGGCAACCGGTATCTCGGTTCGCGTCGTTGCCGTGGGTACCGGGCAGGTTTTCGCCCTTTCCCGCCGCGGCGATGCCGATGCTCTGCTGGTGCATGATGCCGCGGGCGAAGCCCGGCTCATCGACGAGGGGTATGCCAGCGAGCGGGCAGAGATCATGTACAACGACTTCGTCATTGTCGGTCCCAACCAGGATCCAGCCGGGATTACCACGGCCAAAAGGGCGACCGGGGCCTTCGCTCGGATCGCCGCCGCCGAGTCGCCCTTCGTCTCACGCGGCGATGACAGCGGCACCCACCGTGCCGAACGACAGCTGTGGCAGGCGACCGGCATAGCCCCCCAGGGCGAGTGGTACCGGGTCCTGGGCAGCGGCATGGGCCCGACGCTCAATACAGCCGCGGCCATGGGTGCCTACGTTTTCACCGACCGCGCCACCTGGGCCGCCTTCGACAATAGACAGGACCTCGTCCTGCTCTTCGAGGGCGATGAGGCACTGTTCAACCAGTACGCAAGCCTGCTGCTCCTGGAAGAGCGCCACCCCCACCTGAAGCACGAGTTGGCAAGGGAGTGGCACCGGTGGCTGCTCTCCGAGGAGGGCCAGCGGGCCATCGCCGACTTCGAGATAGCCGGGCAAGCTGTGTTCACGCCCAACGCCCAACGAGGCACCGACAGGTCACCCGGCAACCAGTGA
- a CDS encoding LysR family transcriptional regulator, which yields MNVRHLTFRLLQVYVAVVRSGSVSEAARQLHLTQPTVSQQLKRLSEAVGEPLLSVRQGRLVATEAGRELYRASREVLGRFDDFEDYLAALRGGERGRFSIALVNTAQYVLPRLLGPYSQAFPEVDVTLHIGNRRQMLTRFERQDDDLYVFSHPPSLAHALAGRFLRNPLVVIAPQGHPLAARKRVAMSELLTERFLLREPGSATRMLFESWLQEQGLSLGSSLQMASNEAIRVGVASGMGLAVLSEHVLPPEHSDLVILPVERLPIESHWQFIVRRDKRLPHAARGFLTFAQRHLGECVEPRFISNELEAMLAGLE from the coding sequence ATGAACGTACGCCACCTGACATTTCGCCTGCTACAAGTGTACGTTGCCGTGGTTCGCAGCGGCTCGGTGAGCGAGGCGGCTCGTCAACTTCACCTGACCCAGCCGACCGTTTCACAGCAGCTCAAGCGCTTGAGTGAGGCGGTGGGTGAGCCTCTGTTGAGCGTTCGCCAGGGGCGCCTGGTAGCGACGGAAGCGGGACGGGAGCTCTATCGCGCCAGCCGCGAAGTACTTGGCCGTTTCGATGACTTCGAGGACTACCTGGCCGCCTTGAGGGGCGGCGAGCGGGGACGTTTCAGTATTGCTCTGGTCAACACGGCGCAGTACGTGCTGCCGAGACTGCTGGGTCCCTACAGCCAGGCGTTTCCCGAGGTCGACGTGACCCTGCATATCGGCAATCGGCGCCAGATGCTGACCCGCTTCGAGCGCCAGGATGATGACCTCTATGTCTTCAGCCATCCACCGTCGCTGGCTCATGCCCTGGCCGGGCGCTTCCTGCGCAATCCGCTGGTGGTTATCGCCCCGCAAGGCCATCCTTTGGCTGCCAGGAAGCGTGTCGCCATGAGCGAGTTGCTGACCGAACGGTTTTTGCTGCGTGAGCCGGGCTCGGCCACGCGCATGCTGTTCGAGAGCTGGCTGCAGGAGCAGGGACTCTCGCTTGGCTCGAGCCTGCAGATGGCCAGCAACGAGGCCATTCGTGTAGGTGTGGCGTCGGGGATGGGGCTAGCGGTGCTCTCCGAGCATGTACTTCCGCCTGAACACTCCGACTTGGTGATCCTGCCGGTGGAGCGGCTGCCCATCGAGAGCCACTGGCAGTTCATCGTGCGCCGGGACAAGCGGCTGCCCCACGCGGCTCGCGGTTTCCTGACGTTCGCTCAGAGGCACCTGGGTGAGTGCGTCGAGCCGCGTTTCATCTCCAATGAGCTGGAGGCAATGCTGGCAGGCCTCGAGTGA